One genomic region from Anopheles bellator chromosome 2, idAnoBellAS_SP24_06.2, whole genome shotgun sequence encodes:
- the LOC131208748 gene encoding titin-like, whose protein sequence is MRMFIFPCCLALLVALATAEGGAAGEQQTAADERSAEAEPKESQRLEKRGASVGDWNQLSHGYPEQHSYQLQHPHQYHSSESKPQLQYNILQHHQHVKYEQPIKTITIEKKVPVPYTVHKHIPYTVEKKVPYEVKVAIPKPYLVEKKVPVHYKEFVKYTVHVPEPYTVYKKIPYEVKVPVDKPYEVKVHVPKPYLVEKKVPYEVKVPVPIPVTVEKKIPYEVKYEVAVPKPYVVYRKVPYEVKVPVDKPYKVEVPKPYPVEVPKPYPVVVEKKVPYEVKVPVDKPYNVEVPKPYKVEVKVPYPAPYTVEKKFPYTVEKAVPYEVKVPIDRPVPVYKEVKFAVQKEVPVPVKEKVYVPVPVSEKKPEPEYHQQEEYHHQEQQPHQHQQQEHFYHEQPQALVYQQDEPTYHQEAQPQHHHQQQHQLHQQQQQEQQQHHQHQQQEQQYHQYQQHQQQIYQAHQDQQFQQQQHQQQEQHHHQQHYESH, encoded by the exons ATGCGTATG TTTATCTTCCCTTGCTGCCTGGCCCTGCTGGTGGCACTGGCCACTGCTGAGGGCGGCGCTGCCGGGGAACAGCAGACGGCGGCCGACGAGAGAAGCGCAGAAGCTGAGCCAAAGGAATCTCAACGTCTGGAGAAGCGGGGCGCGTCGGTGGGCGACTGGAACCAGCTGTCGCACGGATACCCCGAGCAGCACAGCTACCAGCTACAGCATCCGCATCAGTATCACAGCAGCGAATCGAAACCCCAGCTACAGTACAACAtcctgcagcaccaccagcacgtgAAGTACGAGCAGCCGATCAagacgatcacgatcgagaAGAAGGTGCCGGTGCCGTACACCGTGCACAAGCACATTCCGTACACGGTCGAGAAGAAGGTGCCGTATGAGGTTAAGGTGGCGATCCCGAAGCCGTACCTGGTCGAGAAGAAGGTGCCGGTCCACTACAAGGAGTTCGTCAAGTACACAGTCCACGTCCCGGAACCGTACACCGTCTACAAGAAGATCCCCTACGAGGTGAAGGTGCCGGTCGACAAGCCGTATGAAGTGAAGGTGCACGTTCCCAAGCCGTACCTCGTGGAGAAGAAGGTTCCATACGAGGTGAAGGTCCCAGTTCCGATTCCGGTAACCGTCGAGAAGAAGATCCCGTATGAGGTGAAGTACGAGGTGGCCGTCCCGAAGCCGTACGTCGTGTACCGGAAGGTCCCTTACGAGGTGAAGGTCCCGGTCGACAAGCCCTACAAGGTGGAGGTGCCCAAGCCATACCCGGTCGAAGTCCCGAAACCATACCCGGTGGTCGTCGAGAAAAAGGTCCCTTATGAGGTGAAGGTTCCGGTCGACAAGCCCTATAATGTGGAGGTGCCAAAGCCCTACAAGGTGGAGGTGAAAGTCCCTTACCCGGCGCCGTACACCGTCGAGAAGAAGTTCCCGTACACAGTGGAGAAGGCTGTGCCATATGAGGTGAAagtgccgatcgatcgtccggTGCCAGTCTACAAGGAGGTTAAGTTCGCGGTCCAGAAGGAAGTGCCCGTGCCAGTGAAGGAGAAGGTGTACGTACCGGTGCCGGTCAGCGAGAAGAAGCCGGAACCCGAGTACCACCAGCAGGAGGAGTACCATcaccaggagcagcagccgcatcagcatcagcagcaggaacactTCTACCACGAGCAACCTCAGGCTCTGGTCTACCAGCAGGATGAGCCGACCTACCATCAGGAGGCGCagccacagcaccaccaccagcaacaacaccagctacaccagcaacagcaacaggaacagcagcagcaccaccagcaccaacagcaggagcagcagtacCACCAgtatcagcagcaccagcagcagatctACCAGGCGCACCAGGATCAgcagttccagcagcagcagcaccagcagcaggaacagcaccatcaccagcagcactaCGAGTCGCACTAG